One segment of Allorhodopirellula heiligendammensis DNA contains the following:
- a CDS encoding prenyltransferase/squalene oxidase repeat-containing protein, protein MSTENAAIANRDEEPARRAYHLNVVKQQIDEAPSWLVSLIVHVVLLLTLALMSAAPGVVGRIELTLQQDVDESTSDLAEFSIEPIELERPPSNELTESEVELETLAFAPQVELVSVVPRLETLDHWHPHVEIKFAEPTVSNMFRGRTGAMKQKLLKEAGGTATTEDAVLMGLEWLRHNQLSDGSWSLRGPYADGARNENRVGATAMAMLAFMGSGSTHRGGKYQKELWRAVRWLVQKQDSQGFMALDAAPHERMYAQAQGMIALCELYAMTGDSWIRPYAQSAVDFAAKSQSPTGGWRYQPRFDSDTSVTGWFVVGLKSGEAAGLEVDRYVWPKVETYLDSVSANRQNDYYAVGYSYKVGDARSPSMTAEGLLCRQYMGWRRNAPAMGHGLNTLAANHPIDVGQPDVYYWYYATQALHHFGGPLWTQWNEQLKVVLPARQIIRGKERGSWPPHNDAWGRHAGRLYTTCFSIYCLEVYYRHMPIYNHVPAGSTVGT, encoded by the coding sequence ATGTCGACTGAAAACGCGGCAATCGCAAACCGCGATGAGGAGCCCGCTCGAAGAGCTTACCACCTGAACGTGGTCAAACAGCAGATCGACGAGGCCCCCTCGTGGTTAGTCAGCTTGATCGTCCATGTAGTTCTGTTGCTTACGTTGGCATTGATGTCGGCCGCACCGGGGGTCGTAGGCCGCATCGAGTTAACATTGCAACAGGATGTCGACGAATCGACGAGCGACCTGGCGGAGTTCTCGATCGAGCCCATTGAACTAGAACGTCCTCCCTCCAATGAATTGACGGAATCCGAAGTGGAACTGGAGACGCTGGCGTTTGCCCCACAAGTCGAACTGGTATCCGTCGTTCCTCGACTCGAAACACTTGATCATTGGCATCCGCATGTGGAGATAAAATTTGCTGAGCCGACGGTGAGTAATATGTTTCGTGGTCGCACTGGAGCGATGAAACAAAAACTGCTCAAGGAGGCCGGAGGTACCGCGACAACCGAGGACGCGGTGTTGATGGGACTGGAGTGGCTCCGGCACAACCAGCTCAGCGATGGCAGCTGGAGTCTCCGAGGCCCTTATGCCGACGGCGCCCGCAATGAAAACCGGGTCGGTGCGACCGCGATGGCCATGCTGGCATTCATGGGCTCTGGCAGTACCCATCGAGGTGGCAAATATCAAAAGGAACTCTGGCGGGCGGTGCGATGGCTGGTCCAGAAGCAAGACAGTCAAGGTTTCATGGCCCTTGATGCGGCACCGCATGAAAGGATGTACGCGCAAGCCCAAGGGATGATTGCGTTGTGCGAACTCTACGCCATGACCGGGGATTCATGGATTCGCCCCTACGCACAGTCAGCAGTGGACTTCGCCGCTAAATCGCAATCGCCCACGGGTGGTTGGCGGTACCAACCCCGATTCGATAGTGATACATCCGTGACAGGCTGGTTCGTGGTTGGACTCAAAAGCGGTGAGGCAGCCGGCCTGGAAGTTGATCGTTACGTCTGGCCCAAAGTCGAGACGTATTTGGACTCCGTCAGCGCCAATCGCCAAAACGACTACTACGCCGTCGGCTATTCCTACAAGGTCGGCGACGCGCGATCACCCTCGATGACGGCCGAGGGGTTGCTGTGTCGCCAATACATGGGATGGCGTCGCAATGCTCCGGCAATGGGCCACGGGCTGAACACCCTCGCTGCAAATCATCCGATTGATGTTGGACAACCCGATGTCTATTACTGGTACTACGCGACCCAAGCTTTGCATCATTTCGGTGGTCCATTGTGGACTCAGTGGAATGAGCAATTGAAAGTTGTCCTTCCCGCCCGCCAGATCATCCGCGGCAAAGAGCGTGGCAGTTGGCCACCTCACAACGATGCGTGGGGCCGCCATGCTGGCCGGCTCTACACGACATGCTTCTCGATTTACTGCCTCGAAGTCTACTACAGGCACATGCCCATCTATAACCACGTCCCCGCCGGATCTACGGTCGGCACCTAA
- a CDS encoding sigma-70 family RNA polymerase sigma factor gives MVATDSSSAPPLASSPDPTSGSNHAGFASLLAQARAGNRDALGELLQWYANYLTILASTQLDRRLRRRLNPSDIVQEAMMAAHQDFGDFRGTSQGELLCWLRTILIHTLHRSFKRNVTVEKRDIRREVSLDSVSNRLEESAGNLAAILPANSPSPSAPMQARERAVALADQLSELKPHYREVIVLRVLQGLSFDEIAQRMDRNCGAVRMLWLRALESFKNK, from the coding sequence ATGGTCGCCACTGACTCATCCAGCGCTCCACCTTTGGCTAGTTCGCCAGATCCAACATCCGGTTCGAACCATGCCGGTTTTGCCAGTCTGCTAGCTCAAGCGAGGGCCGGAAACCGTGACGCGCTCGGCGAGCTCCTCCAGTGGTACGCCAACTACCTGACGATTCTGGCCAGCACCCAACTCGACCGTCGGCTTCGCCGCCGCTTGAACCCCTCTGATATTGTCCAAGAAGCGATGATGGCGGCCCACCAGGACTTCGGCGACTTCCGCGGCACCAGCCAAGGCGAACTGCTGTGCTGGCTACGGACGATCCTCATTCACACACTGCATCGCAGCTTCAAGAGAAACGTCACTGTCGAAAAGCGAGATATCCGCCGTGAGGTCTCACTGGATTCCGTCAGCAACCGGCTTGAAGAGTCTGCGGGCAACTTAGCCGCCATATTGCCCGCCAACAGTCCGTCGCCCAGCGCGCCCATGCAAGCTCGTGAACGCGCCGTCGCGTTGGCGGATCAACTCAGTGAGCTGAAGCCCCACTACCGTGAAGTGATCGTCCTACGGGTACTGCAGGGTCTCTCGTTTGATGAGATTGCTCAACGTATGGACCGCAACTGTGGTGCAGTCCGCATGCTCTGGCTGCGTGCACTGGAGAGTTTTAAAAACAAATAG
- a CDS encoding serine/threonine-protein kinase — MVALNSSSIALSAGDPSLIDGLNADQQSCLTELLDRYLVGLENGERLDAELINRENPDLAEVFTSYLEKLDALYGVSVGFHDFQNDEHDAAGSSVKMTLGDFTIHREIGRGGMGVVYEANQVSLDRKVAIKLLPLASLLDSRQISRFKNEAHAAGLLQHPSIVPIHSVGSDRGVHYYAMQFIDGVSMDEWCANERSAVAAERHARLTDSTPSQWRTTIQWAIEIAGALHNAHENGVIHRDVKPSNLMLDRCGKIWITDFGLARCQSEVSLTQSGDVIGTMRYMSPEQARGQSALIDGRADVYSLAVTLYEMLTLHPAHDGADAPSILQMIDQHDVTPLRQLRPDLPRDLETVISKAMAKSREGRYETAAAFADDLGRVLAAEPTLARPANLGDRVGRLAAKHRSVVLTGAVIVAFGFVGSAVATAKLAVAKQVSDANAARALSGEMLARDAVDRLGSQMAELLSGIPAADSVRRQLLIETLDYYERFAADVRNDPTLRADLAITLGKSGSLQSELGDNDKAIDSLGRSESIYRQLAHETPGDDALLLEWSTSQNNLAETLVRGGKLEDAARYYARAITTQKSVAEHSAAKAFSRHAVPAAKANLALATTLNNLGLLLSQTGAVEQSEKAYLEAIELLENQQIIPETTHQISVAEHPAAIQLATVRANLSGLLTPTSPERAIEYAREALSGQLDALEADRGNAKLATQTIVTLNTLGAAQSAAKQNASAIETFRQAIVVGDQLLARWPDQATYQRDMVLSLNHLGLSLSKTGQLSEASDAFEKALDYGRPLAARFVTDAETRSMVGGVLNNLGFLRQQLGDRNAAAAAYDEAIQHQSAAVRLAPEVNRYREYLRKHKDNYQTVAFQSATHRRTAS; from the coding sequence ATGGTTGCATTGAACAGTTCCAGCATAGCATTGAGCGCAGGTGATCCGTCCTTAATCGATGGGTTGAACGCAGACCAACAGTCTTGTTTGACCGAGTTGCTTGACCGGTATCTCGTTGGGTTGGAAAACGGCGAGCGGCTCGACGCGGAGCTCATCAATCGTGAGAACCCGGACCTCGCCGAGGTGTTCACGAGCTATCTGGAGAAACTCGACGCACTCTACGGCGTGTCGGTCGGCTTCCACGATTTCCAAAACGACGAACATGACGCCGCCGGCTCCAGCGTCAAGATGACGCTCGGCGACTTTACGATCCATCGCGAAATTGGTCGTGGCGGCATGGGCGTGGTCTATGAAGCCAACCAAGTTTCGCTTGATCGGAAAGTTGCCATCAAGCTATTGCCGCTGGCGTCACTGTTGGATTCGCGTCAAATCTCGCGCTTTAAGAACGAAGCCCACGCTGCGGGCCTGTTGCAGCATCCTAGCATCGTTCCCATTCACAGTGTCGGCAGTGATCGCGGTGTGCACTACTATGCGATGCAATTCATCGACGGCGTGTCAATGGACGAGTGGTGTGCAAACGAGCGTTCCGCTGTCGCGGCGGAACGACATGCCCGCCTGACTGACAGCACTCCGTCCCAGTGGCGAACGACGATTCAGTGGGCCATCGAGATCGCCGGCGCGCTACACAATGCACATGAGAATGGCGTCATCCATCGCGACGTCAAACCATCCAATCTGATGCTCGATCGGTGTGGCAAAATCTGGATCACCGATTTCGGTCTGGCCCGCTGTCAATCCGAGGTTTCGCTAACTCAATCAGGCGACGTTATTGGTACGATGCGTTACATGAGCCCCGAGCAAGCGCGGGGTCAATCTGCGCTCATTGATGGTCGCGCCGATGTGTACTCGCTCGCGGTGACGCTGTATGAAATGCTGACGTTGCATCCCGCCCACGATGGCGCAGACGCACCTTCCATTTTGCAGATGATCGACCAACACGACGTCACGCCGCTGCGCCAACTGCGTCCTGACTTACCGCGTGATCTCGAAACGGTTATTTCCAAGGCCATGGCGAAATCACGCGAAGGACGGTATGAGACGGCGGCTGCATTTGCCGACGACCTCGGCCGCGTGTTGGCGGCCGAGCCCACCCTCGCTCGCCCCGCCAATCTCGGCGACCGCGTGGGTCGACTGGCTGCCAAGCATCGCAGCGTGGTGTTGACCGGCGCCGTAATTGTTGCGTTCGGTTTTGTTGGCTCCGCTGTCGCGACTGCAAAATTAGCAGTGGCAAAACAAGTTTCTGACGCGAATGCCGCCAGAGCCCTCAGTGGCGAAATGCTTGCTCGCGACGCCGTCGACCGACTGGGTTCCCAAATGGCCGAACTCCTGTCAGGCATCCCCGCCGCCGATTCCGTACGCCGACAACTTTTAATCGAAACGCTCGACTATTACGAACGATTCGCTGCCGACGTCAGGAACGATCCCACCCTGCGTGCGGACCTCGCGATCACGCTCGGCAAGTCGGGATCCTTGCAATCTGAGCTTGGTGACAACGACAAAGCCATCGACTCGCTCGGTCGCAGCGAATCGATATATCGACAGCTTGCTCACGAAACTCCCGGAGACGATGCGCTTCTTCTAGAGTGGTCAACCAGCCAAAACAATCTTGCCGAGACGCTCGTCCGAGGCGGCAAGCTCGAAGACGCCGCACGCTACTACGCCCGCGCGATCACGACACAGAAAAGCGTAGCCGAACACTCTGCGGCCAAGGCGTTCTCCCGCCACGCAGTGCCTGCCGCCAAGGCCAATCTCGCGTTGGCAACAACACTCAACAACCTGGGCCTGTTGTTATCGCAAACCGGTGCTGTCGAACAATCGGAAAAAGCATACCTCGAAGCAATTGAACTGCTCGAAAACCAACAAATCATCCCTGAGACAACCCACCAAATCTCGGTCGCCGAACATCCTGCCGCCATCCAACTCGCCACTGTGCGGGCCAATCTCAGTGGGCTATTAACGCCGACATCACCCGAGAGGGCGATTGAGTACGCCCGCGAAGCACTCTCGGGCCAACTCGACGCCCTCGAAGCCGACAGGGGCAACGCGAAACTGGCAACGCAGACCATCGTGACACTCAATACTCTGGGCGCCGCCCAATCCGCGGCCAAGCAAAATGCGTCCGCCATCGAAACGTTCCGTCAAGCGATTGTGGTCGGCGATCAGTTGCTCGCACGATGGCCCGACCAAGCTACCTACCAACGTGACATGGTGCTCAGTTTAAATCACCTGGGGCTTTCGTTGTCCAAGACAGGTCAGTTGAGCGAAGCCAGCGACGCGTTTGAGAAAGCACTCGATTACGGTCGGCCGCTCGCGGCCAGGTTTGTCACCGACGCCGAAACTCGCAGCATGGTCGGCGGTGTGCTGAACAATCTCGGCTTCCTTCGCCAACAACTCGGAGACCGTAACGCCGCCGCCGCTGCCTACGATGAAGCCATCCAGCATCAATCTGCTGCGGTGAGGCTGGCTCCTGAAGTCAACCGCTATCGCGAATACCTGAGAAAACACAAAGACAACTATCAAACCGTCGCCTTCCAATCAGCGACCCATCGGAGAACCGCATCATGA
- a CDS encoding NAD(P)/FAD-dependent oxidoreductase, with protein sequence MNTHPTRIVVLGGGFAGAYCVKQLEKSLRGVDVEITLVNEQNYFVFTPMLVEAATSALEARHVVVPLRGFLRTSRFVMARISSIDIAGKTVTTQPEFGSHVVLPFDHLVMSLGSVTSMPDVPGVHEFAFGLKTLADATVLRDRAIGMLEMANLAPDHAHRQSWLTFAIVGAGYTGVEAAGEFNAFLKEAIRNYPNVRETDIRVMLLQRSGRILDALDEAMSEKASKVLRRDGVDIRLNESVAEISETSFMLKSGEKVNSHTVIWSAGVAPPALLRDSGLPTNPRGYLQCDRDLRVQGHDNVWGVGDCASNPDGDGNPYPPTAQHALREGRQAATNLAAVLQGAPTKPLDYHNKGTMAPLGGRQAIANVFGMHLTGLIAWMLWRGVYLGIMPGWGRKIRVAMDWTTDLFFRRDYAQQHAAPRCESDP encoded by the coding sequence ATGAATACTCATCCAACCCGAATTGTCGTGCTCGGTGGCGGATTCGCCGGTGCCTATTGTGTCAAACAACTCGAGAAATCCCTACGCGGAGTGGATGTTGAAATCACTCTGGTGAACGAGCAAAACTATTTTGTGTTCACTCCCATGCTCGTGGAGGCAGCCACTTCTGCGTTGGAAGCCAGGCACGTCGTCGTCCCGCTACGAGGTTTTCTCCGCACAAGCCGATTTGTAATGGCCCGTATCAGTTCGATCGATATCGCTGGCAAAACGGTGACGACTCAACCGGAGTTTGGAAGTCATGTTGTGCTGCCGTTTGACCATCTAGTGATGTCGCTGGGCAGCGTGACGAGCATGCCGGACGTCCCAGGCGTTCATGAGTTTGCCTTCGGGCTGAAAACGCTCGCCGATGCAACGGTGTTAAGAGATCGCGCCATCGGAATGCTGGAAATGGCCAACCTGGCTCCCGATCACGCCCATCGTCAGAGTTGGTTAACGTTCGCCATCGTCGGCGCCGGATACACCGGTGTGGAGGCTGCCGGCGAGTTCAACGCATTCCTGAAAGAGGCAATTCGAAACTATCCGAATGTCCGCGAGACGGATATTCGCGTGATGTTGCTGCAACGATCTGGTCGGATACTTGATGCACTGGATGAGGCAATGTCGGAGAAGGCGAGTAAAGTCTTGCGGCGCGATGGCGTCGATATCCGGTTGAATGAGAGCGTCGCCGAGATTTCAGAGACTTCATTCATGCTCAAGAGCGGCGAGAAAGTGAATTCGCACACCGTAATCTGGTCCGCAGGTGTCGCCCCGCCAGCACTGCTCAGGGACTCCGGGTTGCCCACGAACCCGCGTGGGTACCTGCAATGTGATCGCGATTTGCGGGTCCAGGGGCATGACAACGTGTGGGGCGTCGGGGATTGCGCTTCGAATCCCGATGGAGACGGCAACCCCTACCCGCCCACCGCGCAACATGCGCTGCGTGAGGGCCGTCAGGCGGCTACGAATCTCGCTGCGGTGTTACAAGGTGCACCGACGAAACCGCTGGACTATCACAATAAAGGCACCATGGCGCCGCTGGGTGGGCGACAAGCGATTGCGAACGTCTTCGGGATGCATCTGACAGGGTTAATCGCATGGATGCTATGGCGAGGCGTTTACCTGGGCATCATGCCGGGTTGGGGACGGAAGATTCGAGTCGCCATGGATTGGACCACCGATCTGTTTTTTCGGCGGGACTACGCACAACAGCATGCGGCCCCAAGATGTGAGTCAGACCCTTAG
- a CDS encoding CAAX prenyl protease-related protein, giving the protein MNSLSETSHEPPTATSSREHLLEQHPWVAFVLPLVVFMLVGTLEATERSGATLFGLVGVELYPVVYTVKILLTIIALVLVWPAYRVFPMRLSPAAIGVGVMGVIIWIGIDALDIEQMLGFGWLADRGERVAYNPLAALQHSPVLAYAFLAVRFFGLAVVIAVAEEMFLRGFLIRYVEDPDRWNTLPLSQLGWPALITGTVFPMLMHPGELFAAMAWFSMVSWLMLRTGNIWDCITAHMVTNLLLGIYVMSTGNWHLW; this is encoded by the coding sequence ATGAACTCGCTGTCTGAGACGTCCCACGAGCCGCCCACTGCGACCTCCTCCCGAGAGCATCTGCTCGAGCAGCATCCGTGGGTGGCGTTCGTGCTTCCGCTGGTGGTGTTTATGTTGGTTGGGACGCTCGAAGCGACGGAGCGATCTGGGGCGACTCTCTTTGGCTTGGTTGGCGTCGAACTTTATCCGGTTGTGTACACGGTCAAAATCTTACTCACTATCATTGCCCTGGTCCTGGTCTGGCCTGCATATCGCGTCTTCCCAATGCGGTTGAGTCCCGCCGCGATTGGAGTGGGCGTGATGGGAGTGATCATATGGATCGGGATTGATGCCCTGGATATCGAACAGATGCTCGGATTCGGTTGGTTGGCTGACCGAGGGGAACGCGTCGCATACAACCCGCTCGCAGCTCTCCAGCACAGCCCGGTGTTAGCTTACGCCTTCCTCGCGGTGCGGTTCTTCGGGCTGGCCGTGGTGATTGCGGTGGCAGAGGAGATGTTTTTGCGAGGCTTCCTCATCCGCTATGTCGAAGACCCTGATCGGTGGAACACCTTGCCGTTGAGTCAGTTGGGCTGGCCGGCGTTGATTACCGGGACCGTGTTCCCGATGCTCATGCACCCTGGCGAGCTGTTCGCCGCGATGGCGTGGTTCTCAATGGTCAGTTGGCTGATGTTACGCACCGGCAACATCTGGGACTGCATCACTGCGCACATGGTTACCAATCTGTTGTTGGGGATTTATGTCATGTCCACAGGCAACTGGCACCTCTGGTAA
- a CDS encoding glycoside hydrolase family 15 protein, protein MTISQAPGAPGIAPRWTSSAKEGIGTAYSTGSRVWFTLSHGIVNEIYYPHVDSPNTRDLQLLISDGETFVHEEKCDLIHSSERPDPQALLYRQTNTAPDQRYRIIKEVIGEPHSDVVLVSVKMEILDATLADKLKVYVLLAPHVKDTGGNNTARTCEVGGSRLLHAEREQVHLVLGVNTEFVRRSVGFVGASDGWNDLQDNFQMDWQYEEAAGGNVAMMGEVDLSRGREFTIGVSLGDSRQSAATSLLQAFAIPFAQQRTKFIEQWKRVPLPELSHDPDTQALVQLSQHVLLAHEDKEFAGATVASMSIPWGETKDDSDSGGYHLVWARDMVQTTTALLASGETDLPLRSLVWLACVQGEDGGMPQNSRIDGSPYWEGVQLDEVAAPVLLAWRLQDANALQNFDPMPMVRRAMRFLLLHGPVTAQERWEENSGYSPSTLAIIISAIVCAADLVRSERAEATDNEDTRFLLDYADWMVASLEGWTVTNCGELVPGKPRHYIRITPEAPQSGPVEPNPNIATINIANGGGEFPARNVVDAGFLQLVRLGIRRWDDPVIVDSVAVVDAMLKRELPQGPCWRRYNHDGYGQHTDGSAFNGTGEGRVWPLLTGERGHYELACGRDVTRYIEAMKGFASGSGLFAEQLWDTDDIPQRGMYFGKPAGSAMPLCWAHAEFISLVRSQKDERCYDRIEPVYRRYSINQPENHLEVWTFAHQPIRISAGKRLRLICEHRGRVHWTTDQWATRHDSELTNAAFGLHFIDLPIEDLLGGQECVFTFHWSADDRWEDTNYVVKISS, encoded by the coding sequence ATGACAATCTCCCAAGCTCCCGGTGCTCCCGGCATCGCTCCACGTTGGACGTCCAGCGCCAAAGAGGGCATCGGCACCGCCTACAGCACCGGATCTCGAGTTTGGTTCACGTTGAGCCATGGGATCGTCAACGAAATATACTACCCACACGTGGATTCGCCGAACACGCGTGATTTGCAATTATTGATCTCCGACGGTGAGACATTTGTGCATGAAGAAAAGTGCGACTTAATTCATTCCAGTGAACGCCCCGACCCACAGGCTTTGCTCTATCGACAGACCAACACAGCCCCCGATCAACGCTACCGGATTATCAAGGAGGTCATTGGAGAGCCTCACTCCGACGTGGTTCTGGTGTCGGTGAAGATGGAGATTCTCGATGCGACGCTAGCTGACAAGTTGAAGGTCTACGTTTTGCTCGCCCCGCACGTGAAGGATACCGGTGGAAACAATACGGCTAGGACATGCGAGGTCGGTGGCAGCCGCCTGTTGCATGCCGAACGCGAACAGGTGCATTTGGTACTCGGGGTCAATACCGAGTTTGTTCGCCGCAGCGTTGGATTTGTTGGTGCCAGTGATGGTTGGAATGACCTGCAGGATAATTTCCAAATGGACTGGCAATACGAGGAAGCCGCCGGTGGCAATGTGGCAATGATGGGTGAGGTGGATCTGTCCCGAGGAAGGGAGTTCACCATCGGCGTCAGTCTCGGTGATAGTCGTCAAAGTGCTGCGACGTCTCTATTGCAGGCCTTTGCCATTCCTTTCGCCCAGCAGCGAACCAAGTTCATCGAACAGTGGAAGCGGGTTCCCCTCCCTGAGCTTTCGCATGATCCCGACACTCAGGCGTTGGTCCAATTGAGCCAGCATGTGCTATTAGCTCATGAAGACAAGGAGTTCGCCGGAGCCACCGTGGCGTCGATGAGCATCCCGTGGGGCGAGACCAAGGATGATAGCGACTCCGGCGGGTATCATCTCGTCTGGGCACGTGACATGGTGCAAACGACGACTGCACTGCTCGCGAGCGGAGAAACCGATTTGCCGTTGCGATCACTCGTTTGGCTAGCGTGTGTGCAGGGCGAAGATGGTGGCATGCCCCAAAACAGCAGAATCGATGGATCGCCGTATTGGGAGGGCGTGCAACTTGACGAAGTTGCTGCTCCAGTACTGTTGGCGTGGCGGCTGCAAGACGCCAATGCATTGCAGAACTTCGATCCCATGCCGATGGTGCGTCGAGCGATGCGTTTCCTCTTGTTGCACGGACCCGTGACGGCTCAGGAACGCTGGGAGGAGAACTCCGGCTACTCACCATCCACGCTGGCGATCATCATTTCAGCAATCGTTTGCGCTGCCGATCTGGTTCGCTCGGAGAGGGCAGAGGCAACCGATAATGAGGATACCCGCTTTCTGCTCGACTATGCCGATTGGATGGTCGCGTCATTGGAAGGTTGGACAGTGACCAACTGCGGCGAGCTCGTCCCCGGCAAGCCACGGCATTACATTCGCATTACTCCCGAGGCACCCCAATCGGGACCAGTGGAACCCAATCCGAACATCGCGACGATCAATATTGCCAACGGTGGTGGGGAGTTTCCGGCGCGGAACGTTGTCGATGCGGGGTTCCTGCAGCTCGTGCGATTGGGGATCCGGCGGTGGGATGACCCAGTCATCGTCGACTCGGTGGCGGTGGTCGATGCCATGCTCAAACGCGAATTGCCGCAAGGCCCATGCTGGCGACGGTACAATCATGATGGCTACGGACAGCACACCGATGGCAGCGCTTTCAATGGGACCGGTGAGGGCCGTGTATGGCCACTTCTGACTGGCGAACGGGGACATTATGAACTCGCTTGCGGTCGCGATGTAACTCGTTACATCGAAGCGATGAAGGGATTCGCCAGTGGCAGTGGACTGTTTGCCGAGCAGTTGTGGGATACCGACGATATCCCTCAACGAGGCATGTATTTTGGTAAACCAGCTGGCTCAGCCATGCCGCTGTGCTGGGCGCATGCCGAATTCATCTCCCTCGTGCGGAGTCAAAAGGACGAGAGGTGCTATGATCGTATCGAGCCAGTCTACCGCCGCTACTCGATCAACCAACCCGAGAATCACCTGGAAGTGTGGACCTTCGCACACCAGCCCATCCGAATTTCAGCGGGCAAGCGATTGCGACTCATTTGCGAGCATCGCGGCCGGGTTCACTGGACTACGGATCAGTGGGCAACGCGTCACGACTCGGAGCTCACGAACGCTGCGTTTGGACTTCACTTCATCGACCTGCCGATTGAAGACTTACTCGGCGGCCAGGAGTGCGTGTTCACATTTCACTGGAGTGCCGATGATCGATGGGAAGATACCAACTACGTCGTTAAGATTTCGTCGTGA
- a CDS encoding STAS/SEC14 domain-containing protein has product MSFNIIEHAEGKIIEVQLSGKLSKEAYEAFVPATEARIKEFGKVRMLVVLHDFHGWEAGALWEDIKFDVKHHSHIERLAIVGESKWEKGMSTFCKPFTSAKIEYFDIADLEAARQWIHADMSNAS; this is encoded by the coding sequence ATGTCATTCAATATCATCGAACACGCTGAAGGTAAAATCATCGAGGTTCAGCTGAGCGGAAAACTATCCAAAGAGGCCTACGAAGCCTTCGTGCCCGCGACCGAGGCTCGGATCAAAGAGTTCGGCAAGGTCCGCATGCTTGTCGTACTGCACGACTTCCATGGGTGGGAAGCCGGAGCCTTGTGGGAAGACATTAAGTTTGATGTCAAGCACCACAGCCACATCGAACGACTGGCCATCGTGGGTGAGTCCAAGTGGGAGAAAGGCATGTCCACATTCTGCAAGCCGTTCACGTCTGCTAAAATCGAGTACTTCGATATTGCAGACCTGGAAGCCGCTCGACAGTGGATCCATGCAGACATGTCCAACGCCTCCTGA